From Apteryx mantelli isolate bAptMan1 chromosome 14, bAptMan1.hap1, whole genome shotgun sequence, the proteins below share one genomic window:
- the LOC106488062 gene encoding kazal-type serine protease inhibitor domain-containing protein 1-like, with amino-acid sequence MKPPVVIAVLVVLVQVSQSFPALYHRGWWRLLREGDSCGKCDLALCSELTHCPAGTVLDRCGCCPECGNVEGQICDLDQGNHFYGQCGDNLECRLDADEARFGEVPEPQCVCKSQESVCGPEGKTYENICQFNMAYATRGNISVKHKGPCESAPVISMPPQDAQNFTGNDIIFGCEVSAYPMPHLEWKKKGNKMFLPGDDAHISVQARGGPQKYGVTGWLQIQGLKKSDEGVYICHTKNKYGATYASARLKVIDGSSSTFAFTAGSRSASYNTDYDAYYDHSEEEDEEEYESGDYEN; translated from the exons ATGAAGCCCCCGGTGGTTATAGCTGTGCTGGTAGTACTGGTACAGGTTTCTCAGAGTTTCCCTGCCTTATACCACAGAGGTTGGTGGAGACTGCTAAGGGAAGGAGATAGTTGTGGAAAATGTGATTTGGCACTTTGTTCTGAGCTTACACACTGTCCAGCCGGGACCGTACTGGATCGCTGTGGCTGCTGTCCTGAATGCGGAAATGTGGAAGGTCAGATCTGCGACTTGGACCAGGGCAATCATTTTTACGGGCAGTGCGGAGACAACCTAGAGTGCAGGTTGGATGCCGATGAAGCGAGGTTTGGGGAGGTGCCTGAACCCCAGTGCGTGTGCAAGTCTCAAGAGAGCGTCTGCGGACCTGAAGGAAAAACCTATGAGAACATCTGTCAATTCAACATGGCTTATGCCACAAGAGGAAATATCAGTGTGAAACATAAAGGACCATGTGAATCAG CTCCTGTGATTTCTATGCCGCCTCAGGACGCCCAGAATTTCACAGGCAATGATATCATTTTTGGCTGTGAGGTGTCAGCCTATCCTATGCCACAccttgaatggaaaaaaaaggggaataaAATGTTTCTGCCAGGAGATGACGCCCATATCTCAGTACAG GCAAGAGGTGGGCCTCAGAAGTATGGTGTGACTGGCTGGCTGCAGATACAAGGCCTCAAAAAATCAGATGAGGGTGTCTACATCTGCCATACCAAGAATAAGTATGGTGCAACATATGCCTCTGCAAGATTGAAAGTCATTGATG GTTCATCTTCCACATTTGCATTTACTGCTGGCAGTAGAAGTGCAAGCTACAACACTGATTACGATGCCTATTATGACCATTCtgaagaggaggatgaggaagaatATGAATCTGGAGATTATGAAAATTGA